Genomic DNA from Alicyclobacillus fastidiosus:
TGGGGATAGAGTTCGGCTCTACATCCCTAGCCCGCGCGGATACCGGTCAAAATCCCGGGCTTGAGGCAGCGACAAGTCCTGCGTCATCGGTGACTAGTCGTGGTTGTACTTCGCCGAGCGGTCGCGCAGGTACTGCGCCAACAGTTCGAGGAGCTTGGACGGGTCGTCCAAAGCGTGTTCCTCTGCGAGTCGCCGAGCAATTTCCTGGTAGGCGGTCGGCGTCTCGGAAGCGACACTCGGCGAGGCCGGGGATTGCTCGTCATACGACTCGAGGAAATACGTCAGTGGGACACCGTACGCTTCTGCCAGCTTCGCCACGAGAAAAAACGAAGGGTTCGGACGAGTGCCTTTCTCAATGGCACTGAGGTGGCTTATCGAGATACCGGTCTGTTCGGAGGCTTCAGCAAGCGTCCATCCCTTTTGTTCGCGTAAAAATCTCAGTTTCTGTCCCAAATCCAAGGATGTGACCTCCTTCCACCCACGAGGTTCCGATTCTATCTGTCTACAAATGTAGAATCATTGACAAGGTTCGGTCAATGACCATCTGTAAAATCGTCATAATTCTTGCACATACAACACGCTTGTACGCTGTTCTTCCCACACTCTCCGCCGCAAGAACCTGTACCAGGAGTCCCTCGTCATCGACATCGTCACTTGTGTCGTGGGCCAGGGAAGGTTGTCCATCGCCTTATGTGCTGCGACATTGTGTTCTTCCACCACGAAGACGAGACATTTGGCGCCATAGACTTCCTTCGCCAGGCGGCGTTGATGGCCCTTTACCTCCGCGTTGTAACCTCGACCGCGACTTGCAGGCACAAGGTAGGTGCCTGCCTCAACCGCTTGGACCCCGTTTGGCGCAAACGTCGCATCGACGGTGGCAACGGTCGTGAAACCAATGGCGCTGCCACCTTGTGCCACCTGAATGAGCTCCAACCGACCCGCGCAAAGCGCATTTCGCGCCGACCAATCGGCGACAAAGCGACGGCAGAGAGGGAGGTTGCCGAGGGTCGCTGGCCATCCCTCGTCGTGGCGAGCGGTTTGGTACAGGGAAGTGAATTCAGTTGTGTTTGCGAGTTGAAATCGCAGTTGAGCTTTGTGCAAGTCGTCACTCATTGAATTTTCCTCAATTGTGAAAATAATTCTACCTTTCCCCTGCGTTTTTTGGTATTCTTTACGCAATCGTAGAAAATACTTGGAGTGGTTCGCTTGGGAGAACTAGCTAGGCGGTTAAAATACTATCGAAAAATGCGCAATTTGTCAGTGCGCCAATTGGCTCACCGCGCCAGGGTGAGTGTCAGTTACGTCTACGCCATTGAGTCGGGCGCGCGGGGGAGCAACGCAGCGAAACTAGGGCAGATCGCAGAAGCGTTGGGTGTGCGGTTAAGCGATTTGTGGGGAGACACGGAGCATCATGAGTGAACCCTGGAACGACTTGCGCTCGTCTCGTGAGGCGCTGGGGTGGACGCAGAGGGACGTCGCTCGAGACATTGTCTCGCAGTCCCACTATTCCCTGATCGAACAGGGCGTGCTCGTGCCCAGCGACCGAGTGGCACGACACTTGGCGGCGCGCCTGCGCCTTCAGGTCGACAGGTGGGGGGAAGAATGGGTGCCCTATCGGCGTGCGTTTCACGCCCGGCAGCGATGTTGGAGGTCGTTTGCCAGGGATGGTTTCGTCTCGTCAGAGCAGCTGCGCGCGCTCAGCCACCCCTCACTCCACGTCGACTTCGAATGCTATGCACAGTACCTCGACGCGTCGACAGCGTGTCCGGAGGTTGCCTATCGACGCCTGGCAGACGCGCGTCGGCAACTGTGCAGCAGTCGCGCGACGCACGTACCACAGCGCATGCGGCAATGGGGGGACATCCGTTTGCGAATTGTGCTTGCCATGGTCGAATCACAGTTACAGAAGCGGCTGCACAGATACCAGGCGGCGACTGCTTGGGCGCTTTGTGCGAATCGAATGATGTGCGAAGTGCCCGCATTCTGGCATTGATGGTCCGTCTTTCTGCAAATGACGCCGTTTCTTTCGCCAGAAATGTGTACAATGAGGTGGAGGAGATGGTGTGCGTGGATACCTCTGAGAGGCTCGGTTATCGTGATGCAGTCCGGCAGGTGCACAGGGCGCTCGAGCATCGGATTCACCATTTGCGGGATGCGTTAAAGGATGCAAGCGGTGACAAGGCAGTTGAAATCAAGCACCGGATCGATGAAGTTGAACATTTGATGGGAATTGTCGATTCACTACATCGCTAGGATCCCGCGAGAGAGTTTGCTACAATGGTGTGTAGTACGCTGCTGCTGTAAAGGGTGAAAGCTACGTGACGCTCGACAAATTGCGGTCGAAGGACATTGAGCGCTTATTTCAGGCCATTCTGGCGCTCCATTCGGAAGACGAGTGCTTCAAGTTTTTTGACGACATTTGCACCATTGGTGAAATTCAATCCCTCGCTCAGCGCCTCGAAGTCGCGCGCATGCTGCGGGAGGGTGCGACCTATCACGCCATCGAAGCGAAAACCGGTGCGAGTACGGCCACTATCAGCCGCGTAAAACGCTGTCTGCACTACGGGTCGGATGGCTACCGTTTGATCTTGGATCGGCTGGATGGACCGGTTGATGGGCCGCCTGATGAAGGGTGATCTCGGCGGCATGGAAATCGGTCTTCAAGGGCCCGCGAAGTTGCGGGTTTTTTGTGTTTTCGACCCGATTTGACATTTCTCGAGCTTCTTTGTAGTCTTCATATGGCGCATTTAGCGTATGAATTGTATCCGGACGGCGAATAATTTACACAAGAAATACAATTCTTTCATTTCATAATAGAGGTACAAAGGTGTCCAATGTGTTAGAGTGGACTAGGCACCGCTGTTTGTCTTCGACAGGTATTGTCATCGCGTGTCCGTAAACAGTGCATGTGTCGGACGACCTCTTAAACGGTTAGGGGAAGAGAAAACGTGGATTTGTTGAACAAGGTGCGGGAACTCGGGCAATTGTTGCACAGTTCCAATGACCAAGTAGAATTTGATGATGTCGCTGAATTTCTCAGTAAAGTGATGAGTTGTAACGTCTACATCGTTGGACGCAAGGGCAAAATTCTCGGTTATGGGGTTGCGGAACACGCGCTAACCGAGGAATGGTTGGATATTATGACGAAGGACCAGCGGTTCCCTGGGGACTTTAATAAACATCTGCTGCGCGTCGAGAAGACCGTAGTGAACCTCGACGATGCGGGGAAGGAACCTTTCTACGTATTTTCTCCTGAGGAGAATGAATCGTTCCGGAGCAAGTACATCAGTATTGCCCCTGTGATCGGCGCTCGGGAACGTCAGGGCACTTTGCTATTCGCGCGTTCCGCACGGCCATTCGAGCAGGACGATATCGTCTTGGCTGAGTACAGCGCGACCATCGTTGCGCTGGAGGTCG
This window encodes:
- a CDS encoding helix-turn-helix transcriptional regulator, whose product is MDLGQKLRFLREQKGWTLAEASEQTGISISHLSAIEKGTRPNPSFFLVAKLAEAYGVPLTYFLESYDEQSPASPSVASETPTAYQEIARRLAEEHALDDPSKLLELLAQYLRDRSAKYNHD
- a CDS encoding GNAT family protein is translated as MSDDLHKAQLRFQLANTTEFTSLYQTARHDEGWPATLGNLPLCRRFVADWSARNALCAGRLELIQVAQGGSAIGFTTVATVDATFAPNGVQAVEAGTYLVPASRGRGYNAEVKGHQRRLAKEVYGAKCLVFVVEEHNVAAHKAMDNLPWPTTQVTMSMTRDSWYRFLRRRVWEEQRTSVLYVQEL
- a CDS encoding helix-turn-helix transcriptional regulator, producing the protein MVRLGELARRLKYYRKMRNLSVRQLAHRARVSVSYVYAIESGARGSNAAKLGQIAEALGVRLSDLWGDTEHHE
- a CDS encoding helix-turn-helix transcriptional regulator, which gives rise to MSEPWNDLRSSREALGWTQRDVARDIVSQSHYSLIEQGVLVPSDRVARHLAARLRLQVDRWGEEWVPYRRAFHARQRCWRSFARDGFVSSEQLRALSHPSLHVDFECYAQYLDASTACPEVAYRRLADARRQLCSSRATHVPQRMRQWGDIRLRIVLAMVESQLQKRLHRYQAATAWALCANRMMCEVPAFWH
- a CDS encoding YerC/YecD family TrpR-related protein — its product is MTLDKLRSKDIERLFQAILALHSEDECFKFFDDICTIGEIQSLAQRLEVARMLREGATYHAIEAKTGASTATISRVKRCLHYGSDGYRLILDRLDGPVDGPPDEG
- the codY gene encoding GTP-sensing pleiotropic transcriptional regulator CodY yields the protein MDLLNKVRELGQLLHSSNDQVEFDDVAEFLSKVMSCNVYIVGRKGKILGYGVAEHALTEEWLDIMTKDQRFPGDFNKHLLRVEKTVVNLDDAGKEPFYVFSPEENESFRSKYISIAPVIGARERQGTLLFARSARPFEQDDIVLAEYSATIVALEVVHARQQQKEEESRQRALAHLAVESLSFSELQAAKYLLDAVRESSDGIVVSSQIADEHGVTRSVIVNSIRKLESAGTIESRSLGMKGTHLRVLNAFVEDEIARQFER